CGGGCCGCGAGTCCGCCGCCGCTCCCGCGCTCGTGCGGGTCGCCGGCAAGCACTGCGAGAGCGGCGACATCGTGGTGGACGCCGAGTACCTGCCCGGCGACGTCGCCCCGGGCGACCTCCTCGCCGTGCCCGCGACGGGCGCCTACTGCTGGTCGCTGGCCAGCAACTACAACTACCTCGGCCGCCCGGCCGTCGTCGCCGTGAGGGACGGCGCCGCCCGCGTCATCGTGCGCGGCGAGACCGAGGCCGACCTGCTGGCACGCGACGCCGCGTACGAAGACGGGAGCACCGGCCGATGATCGAATACCGCAACCTCCGGGTCGCGCTGCTGGGCGCCGGCTCCGTCGGCTCACAGGTGGCGCGGCTGCTGCTGGAGCAGGGCGACGAGTTCGCCTCGCGCGTCGGCGCGCGGCTGGAGCTGGTCGGCATCGCCGTGCGCGACGTGAACGCGCCGCGCGACGTCGACCTCCCGAAGGAGCTCCTCACCACCGACGCCACGTCACTCATCCTCGGCGCCGACATCGTCGTGGAGCTGATGGGCGGCGTCGAGCCGGCCCGCGGCTACGTGCTGGAGGCGCTGAACTCCGGCGCCGACGTCATCACGGCCAACAAGGCGCTGCTCGCCACGCACGGCCCCGAGCTGTTCGAGGCCGCCGAGCAGGTCGGCGCTCAGCTCTACTACGAGGCGGCCGTCGCCGGCGCCATCCCGATCATCCGGCCGCTGCGCGACAGCCTCGCCGGCGACACGGTCTCGCGCATCCTCGGCATCGTCAACGGCACGACCAACTTCATCCTCGACCGGATGGAAGCGACGGGGGAGACCCTCGCCGACGCGCTGGCCACCGCCACCGAGCGCGGCTACGCGGAGGCCGACCCGACGGCGGACATCGGCGGCTACGACGCCGCGCAGAAGGCCGCGATCCTCGCGAGCCTCGCCTTCCACACCACCGTGCCGCTGGAGCAGGTCTACCGCGAGGGCATCACCTCGATCACCCGCGAGCAGGTGGAGGCGGCCCGCGCGGGCGGCTGGGTGATCAAGCTGCTGGCGATCTGCGAGCGACTGGTCGACCCGGAGACCGGCGAGGAGGGCGTCTCCGCCCGCGTCTACCCGGCCCTGATCAGCCGCGAGCACCCGCTGGCCGCCGTGCGCGGCGCGCACAACGCGGTCTTCGTCCAGGCCGAGGCCGCGGGCGACCTGATGTTCTACGGCGCGGGCGCCGGCGGCGTGGAGACGGCCTCCGCCGTGCTCGGCGACGTGGTGTCCGCCGCCCGCCGGCACGTCGTCGGCGGCCCCGGCGTCGCGGAGTCGACGCACGCGGGCCTGCCGGTGCTCGATGTCGGCCGCGTCGTGACCCGCTACCAGATCACCCTGTCGGTGGAGGACCAGCCGGGCGTGCTCGCCACCGTCGCCAACATCCTGAGCGACGGCGGGGTGAGCGTCGAGACGGTGCAGCAGTCCGTGCCGAGCACGACGACCTCCGTCGTAATACCCGGTAATGCTCCGATTCACGGCGCGACCGCCCCCACCGCTACCCTGGTGATCGGCACCCACGAAGCCGAGGAGGCCGCGCTGGCGGCCACCGTGGAGGCGCTCGCCGCGAGCGACGTGGTGACCGCCGTCTCTTCCGTTCTCCGAGTCGAAGGATCGTAATGCCCCAGTCGTCGAATGGGCCGAAGTCGTACAGCCGGCAGTGGCGCGGAGTGCTCCGCGAGTACGCGGACCGCCTGAACATCTCCGAGGCGACCCCGATCGTGACGCTCGGCGAGGGCGGCACTCCGCTGCTCCCGGCTCCCGCGCTCTCCGCGCGCACCGGGGCGAACGTCTTCGTGAAGTTCGAGGGCATGAACCCGACCGGCTCCTTCAAGGACCGCGGGATGACGATGGCCATCTCCAAGGCCGTCGAGCACGGCGCGAAGGCCGTCATCTGCGCCTCCACCGGCAACACGTCCGCCTCTGCCGCCGCGTACGCCACGCACGCCGGCATCCAGGCCGTCGTGCTGGTGCCCGAGGGCAAGATCGCGATGGGCAAGCTCAGCCAGGCGATCGCGCACAACGCGCAGCTCCTCCAGGTGCAGGGCAACTTCGACGACTGTCTCGACATCGCCCGCGACCTCGCCACCAACTACCCGGTGCACCTGGTCAACTCGGTGAACCCCGACCGCATCGAGGGCCAGAAGACCGCCGCGTTCGAGGTCGTCGAGGTCCTGGGCGACGCCCCGGACTTCCACATCGTCCCGGTCGGCAACGCCGGCAACTACACCGCGTACCACCGTGGCTACACCGAGGAGCTGCAGCGCGGCGAGGCCACCACGCTGCCACGGATGTTCGGCTTCCAGGCCGCGGGCAGCGCCCCGATC
This genomic stretch from Leifsonia sp. EB41 harbors:
- a CDS encoding homoserine dehydrogenase; translation: MIEYRNLRVALLGAGSVGSQVARLLLEQGDEFASRVGARLELVGIAVRDVNAPRDVDLPKELLTTDATSLILGADIVVELMGGVEPARGYVLEALNSGADVITANKALLATHGPELFEAAEQVGAQLYYEAAVAGAIPIIRPLRDSLAGDTVSRILGIVNGTTNFILDRMEATGETLADALATATERGYAEADPTADIGGYDAAQKAAILASLAFHTTVPLEQVYREGITSITREQVEAARAGGWVIKLLAICERLVDPETGEEGVSARVYPALISREHPLAAVRGAHNAVFVQAEAAGDLMFYGAGAGGVETASAVLGDVVSAARRHVVGGPGVAESTHAGLPVLDVGRVVTRYQITLSVEDQPGVLATVANILSDGGVSVETVQQSVPSTTTSVVIPGNAPIHGATAPTATLVIGTHEAEEAALAATVEALAASDVVTAVSSVLRVEGS
- the thrC gene encoding threonine synthase — encoded protein: MPQSSNGPKSYSRQWRGVLREYADRLNISEATPIVTLGEGGTPLLPAPALSARTGANVFVKFEGMNPTGSFKDRGMTMAISKAVEHGAKAVICASTGNTSASAAAYATHAGIQAVVLVPEGKIAMGKLSQAIAHNAQLLQVQGNFDDCLDIARDLATNYPVHLVNSVNPDRIEGQKTAAFEVVEVLGDAPDFHIVPVGNAGNYTAYHRGYTEELQRGEATTLPRMFGFQAAGSAPIVLGHAVKEPDTIATAIRIGNPASWELALNARDDSDGYFGAIDDAGILEAHRILSAEVGIFVEPASAISVAGLLERSAAGVIPAGATVVLTVTGHGLKDPQWALRTADGSDVKPTIVPVDTNAIADVLGLVPTAGASA